Proteins found in one Micromonospora sp. WMMD1082 genomic segment:
- a CDS encoding AI-2E family transporter: MSEGRRPGTDLAGHEEADVVAGGAGRTPGKTADRDAGPRQTWTALPWLVRSAVVWSACLVVIAAGLYLLAQITMLVTPLAIAVAATLFLAALLDPVQLALRRLRLPAALAALLTVLLLLGVLGGVGVLVWNIAASQFSELGDELGQGLERTRDFITSTLPVTDEQLDGLLDQLRQAVSQQEVDPVSSARTVAEAFGSALLALVLLFFLLKDGRSMWHWTLRRMTGPNRGVAAEAGRVGWHTLGSYSRGTMLIAGIDAVGIGLALVLLGVPLAFPLALITFIGGFVPIIGATVAGAVAVLVALAAKGPTTALLTLAAVIAVQQIEGNLLEPLVMKRQVRLHPVVILLAVTAGTLIAGIAGAFVAVPITAVAWRVIDSVLRQRQAAKPPGRPAPPRPPHSSAPPAPSAPSDLPAPPASSDRPASPGPPTAAGPPPSRESSPPHPPSPPHRPSPPSGPSPEPA, from the coding sequence GTGTCGGAAGGACGCCGGCCGGGTACCGACCTCGCCGGACACGAGGAGGCCGACGTGGTCGCAGGCGGCGCCGGGCGTACGCCCGGAAAGACAGCGGACCGGGATGCCGGTCCGCGCCAGACATGGACCGCCCTGCCCTGGCTGGTCCGGTCGGCGGTGGTGTGGAGCGCCTGCCTGGTGGTGATCGCCGCCGGGCTCTACCTGCTGGCGCAGATCACGATGCTGGTCACCCCGCTCGCCATCGCCGTGGCCGCCACCCTCTTTCTCGCCGCACTGCTCGACCCGGTGCAGCTGGCGCTGCGCCGGCTGCGGCTGCCCGCCGCGTTGGCCGCCCTGCTCACCGTCCTGTTGCTGCTCGGCGTCCTGGGCGGTGTCGGCGTGCTGGTGTGGAACATCGCCGCCAGCCAGTTCAGCGAGCTGGGCGACGAGCTGGGTCAGGGACTGGAACGCACCCGCGACTTCATCACCTCCACCCTGCCGGTCACCGACGAGCAGCTCGACGGGCTGCTCGACCAGCTCCGCCAGGCGGTCAGTCAGCAGGAGGTGGATCCGGTCTCCAGCGCCCGGACGGTGGCCGAGGCGTTCGGCTCCGCCCTGCTCGCCCTGGTGCTGCTCTTCTTCCTGCTCAAGGACGGCCGGAGCATGTGGCACTGGACGCTGCGCCGGATGACCGGCCCGAACCGGGGCGTCGCCGCCGAGGCCGGGCGGGTCGGCTGGCACACCCTCGGCTCGTACAGCCGGGGCACCATGCTGATCGCGGGCATCGACGCCGTCGGCATCGGCCTGGCGCTGGTGCTGCTCGGTGTGCCGCTGGCGTTCCCGCTGGCATTGATCACGTTCATCGGCGGGTTCGTTCCGATCATCGGCGCCACCGTGGCCGGCGCGGTCGCGGTGCTGGTGGCGTTGGCCGCCAAGGGCCCGACCACCGCCCTGCTCACCCTGGCGGCCGTGATCGCCGTCCAGCAGATCGAGGGCAACCTGCTGGAGCCACTGGTCATGAAGCGCCAGGTACGGCTGCATCCGGTGGTGATCCTGCTCGCGGTGACCGCCGGCACCCTCATCGCCGGCATCGCCGGCGCCTTCGTCGCGGTCCCGATCACCGCCGTCGCCTGGCGCGTCATCGACAGCGTGCTCCGCCAGCGGCAGGCCGCCAAACCTCCCGGCCGGCCAGCACCACCGCGCCCGCCGCACTCGTCAGCCCCGCCGGCACCATCCGCCCCATCGGACTTGCCAGCCCCGCCGGCATCATCGGACCGGCCGGCATCACCCGGCCCGCCGACAGCCGCCGGCCCGCCGCCCTCGCGCGAGTCGTCGCCGCCCCACCCGCCGTCGCCGCCCCACCGGCCGTCGCCGCCATCTGGACCGAGCCCCGAGCCCGCCTGA
- a CDS encoding carbonic anhydrase, with amino-acid sequence MSRPGSLGAQPGPERELLTADLPGAPQRALAELIAGNRRFVTDTLRHPNQNAGRRAAVAAEQHPFAVIVGCSDSRLAAEIIFDRGLGDLFVVRTAGHTIGPEVLGSVEYAVAVLRTPLVVVLGHDSCGAVQAAREATATGTAPSGHLRAVVDAVVPSLRRAQEAGVGELDGIVDIHIARTVEAMLDSSATLAAEVTAGRCAVVGMSYRLAAGEVRAVAAEPAELAGAVAPAG; translated from the coding sequence ATGAGTCGACCCGGATCGCTCGGCGCGCAGCCGGGGCCCGAACGCGAGCTGCTGACCGCGGATCTTCCCGGCGCCCCGCAGCGGGCCCTCGCCGAACTGATCGCCGGCAACCGGCGGTTCGTCACCGACACGCTCCGGCACCCGAACCAGAACGCCGGGCGCCGCGCCGCCGTCGCGGCCGAGCAGCACCCCTTCGCGGTGATCGTCGGCTGCTCCGACTCGCGGCTCGCGGCAGAGATCATCTTCGATCGTGGGCTGGGTGACCTCTTCGTGGTCCGCACCGCCGGGCACACCATCGGACCGGAGGTGCTGGGCAGCGTGGAGTACGCGGTGGCCGTGCTGCGTACGCCGCTGGTGGTGGTGCTCGGGCACGACTCGTGCGGCGCCGTGCAGGCGGCCCGCGAGGCGACGGCCACCGGTACCGCACCCTCGGGCCATCTGCGTGCCGTGGTCGACGCCGTGGTGCCCAGCCTGCGCCGCGCGCAGGAGGCCGGGGTGGGAGAGCTGGACGGGATCGTGGACATCCACATCGCGCGGACCGTCGAGGCGATGCTGGACTCCTCCGCGACCCTCGCCGCCGAGGTGACCGCCGGGCGGTGCGCGGTGGTCGGCATGTCGTACCGGCTGGCCGCCGGTGAGGTGCGGGCGGTGGCCGCGGAGCCCGCCGAACTGGCCGGCGCGGTGGCACCGGCCGGCTGA
- a CDS encoding CsbD family protein, giving the protein MGVEDKFNNTTENTAGKVKEGVGRATDDEQLEAEGRGDQMRANLKQAGEKIKDAFRK; this is encoded by the coding sequence ATGGGTGTCGAGGACAAGTTCAACAACACCACCGAGAACACCGCCGGCAAGGTCAAGGAGGGTGTGGGTCGCGCCACCGACGACGAGCAGCTGGAGGCCGAGGGTCGCGGCGACCAGATGCGCGCCAACCTCAAGCAGGCCGGCGAGAAGATCAAGGACGCGTTCCGGAAGTAA
- a CDS encoding helix-turn-helix domain-containing protein, translated as MTGMATTGDRESTRNWTFLTNHAHVLLAIARNPTARLRDVATEVGVTERAAQAIVADLEAGGYLHRTRVGRRNEYTLNPAGRFRHPAEADRQVGDLLALFTREPVAGAAER; from the coding sequence ATGACGGGCATGGCGACCACTGGCGATCGAGAGAGCACCCGGAACTGGACGTTCCTCACCAACCACGCCCACGTGCTGCTCGCCATCGCCCGCAACCCCACCGCCCGGCTGCGCGACGTCGCGACCGAGGTGGGGGTCACCGAGCGCGCCGCCCAGGCGATCGTCGCCGACCTGGAGGCGGGCGGCTACCTGCACCGCACCCGCGTGGGCCGGCGCAACGAGTACACCCTCAACCCCGCCGGGCGGTTCCGTCACCCGGCGGAGGCCGATCGACAGGTCGGCGACCTGCTGGCCCTGTTCACCCGGGAGCCGGTGGCCGGCGCCGCCGAGCGTTGA
- a CDS encoding glycosyl hydrolase family 65 protein: MIRERAYPVDPWHVREVRLDMDVLAQSESVFALSNGHVGLRGNLDEGEPHGLPGTYLNSFYELRPLPYAEAGFGFPESGQTIVNVTNGKLIRLLVDDEPLDVRYGEVLAHERVLDMRAGTLHRSLHWRSPAGREVRVNSTRLVSFRQRSVAAIRYEVEVADGKPLRLIIQSELVANETLPPQSRDPRVAAVLESPLQAEEELTTAAGGLLIHQTKVSGLRVAAAMDHEVTSPARTTIGSEGYEDWVRTTVGCVLAPGQKLEVVKYLTYGWSSRRSLPALRDQVGAALAAAKLDGWDGLVREQREYLDEFWDAADVVVDGDPEVQQAVRFGLFHVLQAGARAERRPISAKGLSGPGYDGHAFWDTEMFVLPVLTYTHPAAVRDALYWRYSTLEQARERARTLNLAGAAFPWRTIEGPESSGYWPAGTAAFHVAAGIADALRRYVLVTGDRDLEREIGLTLLVETARLWRSLGHHDRNGDFHVDGVTGPDEYTAVKNDNIYTNLMAQRNLRAAAEVAMRYRDEAFHLRVTDEEAAAWRDAAAAMHIPYDEELDVHEQVEGFTRLEEWDFEQTPPDKYPLLLHYPYFDLYRKQVVKQADLVLAMHWRGDAFTPEEKLRNFLYYERRTVRDSSLSACTQAVLAAEVGYPDLAHSYLREAALMDLHDLNENTRDGVHMASLAGAWIALVAGFGGLRDHDGVLSFAPRLSSRLNGLSFSLQWCGMRLRVDVRPHETTYDLHHAPPDAVIELRHHDKPVRVVCDEPVTVANPPPRTDLPASEQAPGRAPLLRLPEQPA, encoded by the coding sequence GTGATCCGGGAGCGGGCGTACCCCGTCGATCCGTGGCACGTCCGGGAAGTCCGGCTCGACATGGACGTGCTCGCCCAGTCCGAATCGGTCTTCGCGCTGTCCAATGGGCACGTCGGGCTGCGCGGCAACCTGGACGAGGGTGAGCCGCACGGGCTGCCGGGCACCTACCTCAACTCGTTCTACGAGCTGCGCCCCCTGCCGTACGCGGAGGCCGGCTTCGGCTTCCCCGAGTCCGGCCAGACCATCGTCAACGTGACCAACGGCAAGCTGATCCGGCTGCTGGTCGACGACGAGCCGCTCGATGTGCGCTACGGCGAGGTGCTCGCCCACGAGCGCGTCCTCGACATGCGCGCCGGCACCCTGCACCGGTCACTGCACTGGCGCTCCCCGGCGGGCCGGGAGGTCCGGGTGAACAGCACCCGGCTGGTCTCCTTCCGGCAGCGCTCGGTCGCCGCGATCCGGTACGAGGTGGAGGTCGCCGACGGCAAGCCGCTGCGGCTGATCATCCAGTCGGAGCTGGTGGCCAACGAGACGCTGCCGCCGCAGAGCCGCGATCCCCGGGTCGCCGCCGTGCTCGAATCGCCACTTCAGGCGGAGGAGGAGCTGACCACCGCCGCCGGCGGGCTGCTGATCCACCAGACCAAGGTCTCCGGGCTGCGGGTCGCCGCCGCGATGGACCACGAGGTGACCTCGCCGGCACGGACCACCATCGGTTCCGAGGGGTACGAGGACTGGGTGCGTACCACCGTGGGGTGCGTGCTGGCCCCCGGCCAGAAGCTTGAGGTGGTGAAGTACCTGACCTATGGCTGGTCGAGCCGGCGCTCGCTGCCGGCGTTGCGCGACCAGGTGGGCGCCGCGCTGGCCGCGGCGAAGCTGGACGGCTGGGACGGGCTGGTCCGCGAGCAGCGGGAGTACCTTGACGAGTTCTGGGACGCCGCGGACGTGGTGGTCGACGGCGACCCGGAGGTGCAGCAGGCGGTCCGGTTCGGCCTGTTCCACGTGCTCCAGGCGGGCGCGCGGGCGGAACGCCGGCCGATCTCGGCCAAGGGGCTCTCCGGGCCGGGGTACGACGGGCACGCCTTCTGGGACACCGAGATGTTCGTCCTGCCGGTGCTGACGTACACCCATCCGGCTGCCGTGCGGGACGCGCTGTACTGGCGGTACTCCACTCTGGAACAGGCCCGGGAGCGGGCCCGCACGCTCAACCTCGCGGGTGCCGCCTTCCCGTGGCGCACGATCGAGGGACCGGAGTCCTCGGGTTACTGGCCGGCGGGCACCGCGGCGTTCCACGTCGCCGCGGGCATCGCCGACGCGCTGCGCCGCTACGTGCTGGTCACCGGGGACCGGGATCTGGAACGGGAGATCGGGCTGACCCTGCTGGTGGAGACCGCGCGGCTGTGGCGCTCGCTCGGGCACCACGACCGCAACGGCGACTTCCACGTCGACGGGGTCACCGGCCCCGACGAGTACACCGCCGTGAAGAACGACAACATCTACACCAACCTGATGGCCCAGCGGAATCTGCGCGCCGCCGCCGAGGTGGCGATGCGCTACCGCGACGAGGCGTTCCACCTCAGGGTCACCGACGAGGAGGCCGCCGCGTGGCGCGACGCCGCCGCGGCCATGCACATCCCGTACGACGAGGAACTCGACGTGCACGAGCAGGTGGAGGGCTTCACCCGGCTGGAGGAGTGGGACTTCGAGCAGACCCCGCCGGACAAGTACCCGCTGCTGCTGCACTACCCGTACTTCGACCTGTACCGCAAGCAGGTGGTCAAGCAGGCCGATCTGGTGCTGGCCATGCACTGGCGGGGGGACGCGTTCACCCCCGAGGAGAAGCTGCGTAACTTCCTCTACTACGAGCGGCGTACCGTCCGGGACTCCTCGCTGTCGGCCTGCACACAGGCGGTGCTGGCGGCAGAGGTCGGTTACCCGGATCTGGCGCACAGCTATCTGCGCGAGGCAGCGCTGATGGACCTGCACGACCTGAACGAGAACACCCGTGACGGGGTGCACATGGCCTCCCTCGCGGGGGCGTGGATCGCGCTGGTCGCCGGGTTCGGCGGGCTACGGGACCACGACGGGGTGCTGTCCTTCGCACCCCGCCTGTCGAGCCGGCTGAACGGCCTGTCGTTCTCTCTCCAGTGGTGCGGGATGCGGCTGCGCGTCGACGTACGCCCGCACGAGACGACGTACGACCTGCACCACGCGCCGCCGGACGCGGTGATCGAGCTGCGTCACCACGACAAGCCGGTACGCGTCGTCTGCGACGAGCCGGTGACCGTGGCGAACCCGCCGCCCCGCACGGACCTGCCGGCGTCGGAGCAGGCTCCCGGCCGCGCTCCTCTGCTCCGGCTGCCCGAGCAGCCGGCCTAG
- a CDS encoding alpha/beta fold hydrolase: MEVRGSEATIPAGAAYLQADLLVPADPVGVVLFAHGSGSSRHSPRNVAVAHQLNRGGFGTVLVDLLTSAEDEVDAVTAELRFDIGLLADRLAGVVEWLATERPFGAAPIGLFGASTGAAAALVAAAQQPDLVHAVVSRGGRPDLAGASLGQVRAATLLLVGGRDEQVITLNEQALDQLTAPAELRVIPGATHLFEEPGALEQVADEAAGWFHDHLHPQPTTA; encoded by the coding sequence ATGGAGGTACGCGGCAGCGAGGCGACGATCCCGGCGGGCGCGGCCTACCTGCAGGCCGACCTGCTGGTGCCGGCGGATCCGGTCGGGGTGGTGCTGTTCGCGCACGGCAGCGGCAGCTCCCGGCACAGTCCACGCAACGTCGCGGTGGCCCACCAGCTCAACCGTGGCGGGTTCGGTACCGTCCTGGTGGACCTGCTCACCTCGGCCGAGGACGAGGTGGACGCGGTCACCGCCGAACTGCGGTTCGACATCGGGCTGCTGGCCGACCGGCTGGCCGGCGTCGTGGAGTGGCTGGCCACCGAGCGGCCCTTCGGCGCGGCGCCGATCGGCCTCTTCGGCGCGAGTACGGGTGCCGCCGCCGCCCTGGTCGCCGCCGCGCAGCAGCCGGACCTGGTGCACGCCGTGGTGTCCCGGGGCGGCCGACCCGACCTGGCCGGTGCCTCCCTCGGTCAGGTGCGTGCCGCTACCCTGCTGCTCGTCGGTGGCCGCGACGAGCAGGTCATCACCCTCAACGAGCAGGCGCTCGACCAGCTCACCGCACCGGCCGAGCTGCGCGTGATCCCCGGCGCGACGCACCTCTTCGAGGAGCCCGGCGCCCTGGAACAGGTCGCCGACGAGGCGGCCGGCTGGTTCCACGACCACCTCCACCCCCAACCCACCACCGCCTAG
- a CDS encoding copper ion binding protein, protein MVTTTYQVQGMTCGHCVSAVSAEVGAIPGVKDVQVDLAAGRVTVTSDQPLTDDTVRAAVDEAGYELTGA, encoded by the coding sequence ATGGTCACCACGACGTACCAGGTGCAGGGCATGACCTGCGGGCACTGCGTCAGCGCGGTCAGCGCCGAGGTCGGCGCGATCCCCGGCGTCAAGGACGTCCAGGTGGATCTGGCCGCCGGCCGGGTCACCGTCACCAGCGACCAGCCGCTGACCGACGACACGGTGCGTGCCGCCGTCGACGAGGCGGGATACGAGCTGACCGGCGCCTGA
- a CDS encoding heavy metal translocating P-type ATPase codes for MSRPLTTAPNLIELAIGGMTCAACAARIEKKLNRMDGVQATVNYATEKATVSYDDPVTPDDLVATVEKTGYRAALPPPPSTGPAAPAAAAEPVDALRALRTRLWVSIVLSVPVIVLAMVPSWQFTYWQWLSLTLAAPVVVYGGLPFHRAALVNLRHGAATMDTLVSLGTLAALGWSVWALFLGTAGTPGMTHPFSLDIGRTDGAGNIYLEAAAGVTAFILAGRYFEARAKRTAGAALRALLELGAKEVSVLRDGAETRIPVDQLVVGDRFVVRPGEKIATDGTVDEGSSAVDASLVTGESVPVEVGAGDTVIGGCVNAGGRLVVTATRVGADTQLAQMARLVEQAQTGKAAAQRLADRISGVFVPIVIALAAGTLGWWLGSGAGPTAAFTAAVAVLIIACPCALGLATPTALLVGTGRGAQLGVLIKGPEALESTRRVDTVVLDKTGTVTTGRMTLIEVTPGDREHRDEVLRTAAALESGSEHPIARAVVTGAAEVGPLPAVTGFANVEGLGVTGTVGGRQVLLGRARLLRERGLVVPEEIARAATGAEAAGRTAVLVGWDGRARGVLVVADQVKPTSREAVTRLRALGLTPVLLTGDNATVARAVAAEVGVDEVIAEVLPAEKVEVVARLQAEGRVVAMVGDGVNDAAALAQADLGLAMGTGTDVAIEASDLTLVRDDLLAAVDAIRLARSTLGTIKGNLFWAFAYNVAALPLAAAGLLNPMIAGAAMAFSSVFVVANSLRLRRFRPVS; via the coding sequence ATGAGCCGACCTCTGACGACCGCGCCGAACCTGATCGAGCTGGCCATCGGCGGGATGACCTGCGCGGCCTGCGCCGCCCGGATCGAGAAGAAGCTGAACCGGATGGACGGCGTGCAGGCGACCGTCAACTACGCCACCGAGAAGGCGACCGTCTCCTACGACGATCCGGTCACGCCGGACGACCTGGTCGCCACGGTGGAGAAGACCGGATACCGCGCCGCCCTGCCGCCACCGCCGTCCACCGGCCCGGCCGCACCGGCAGCCGCCGCCGAGCCGGTGGACGCGCTGCGCGCCCTGCGTACCCGGTTGTGGGTCTCGATCGTGCTGAGCGTGCCGGTGATCGTGCTGGCCATGGTGCCGTCGTGGCAGTTCACCTACTGGCAGTGGCTGTCGCTGACCCTGGCCGCCCCGGTCGTGGTCTACGGCGGGCTGCCGTTCCACCGGGCCGCGCTGGTCAACCTGCGCCACGGCGCCGCGACCATGGACACCCTGGTGTCGCTGGGCACGCTGGCCGCCCTCGGGTGGTCGGTCTGGGCGCTCTTCCTCGGCACCGCCGGTACGCCCGGCATGACCCACCCGTTCAGCCTCGACATCGGCCGCACCGACGGTGCCGGCAACATCTACCTGGAGGCGGCGGCCGGGGTGACCGCGTTCATCCTCGCCGGTCGCTACTTCGAGGCGCGCGCCAAGCGGACCGCCGGTGCGGCCCTGCGGGCGCTGCTGGAACTCGGCGCCAAGGAGGTCTCCGTGCTGCGCGACGGTGCGGAGACCCGGATCCCGGTCGACCAACTCGTGGTGGGTGACCGCTTCGTGGTGCGCCCCGGTGAGAAGATCGCCACCGACGGGACGGTCGACGAGGGCTCCTCGGCGGTCGACGCCAGCCTGGTGACCGGCGAGTCGGTGCCGGTCGAGGTGGGTGCGGGCGACACCGTGATCGGCGGCTGTGTCAACGCCGGTGGCCGACTGGTGGTCACCGCCACCCGGGTGGGCGCCGACACCCAACTAGCCCAGATGGCCCGGCTGGTGGAGCAGGCGCAGACCGGCAAGGCCGCCGCGCAGCGGCTCGCCGATCGCATCTCGGGAGTCTTCGTACCGATCGTGATCGCCCTGGCCGCCGGCACGCTGGGCTGGTGGCTCGGCTCCGGCGCCGGACCGACCGCCGCGTTCACCGCCGCCGTCGCGGTGCTGATCATCGCCTGCCCGTGCGCCCTCGGCCTGGCCACGCCGACCGCGCTGCTGGTCGGCACCGGGCGCGGCGCACAACTCGGCGTCCTGATCAAGGGGCCGGAGGCCCTGGAGTCCACCCGGCGGGTGGACACCGTGGTGCTGGACAAGACCGGCACCGTGACCACCGGCCGGATGACCCTGATCGAGGTGACCCCCGGCGACCGCGAGCACCGCGACGAGGTGCTGCGGACGGCGGCCGCCCTGGAGTCCGGCTCGGAGCATCCGATCGCCCGGGCGGTCGTCACCGGCGCCGCCGAGGTGGGGCCGCTGCCGGCGGTCACCGGCTTCGCCAACGTCGAAGGGCTCGGCGTGACCGGCACGGTGGGCGGCCGTCAGGTGCTGCTCGGCCGGGCCCGGCTGCTGCGGGAGCGGGGTCTGGTCGTACCGGAGGAGATCGCGCGGGCGGCGACCGGCGCGGAGGCGGCGGGGCGTACCGCCGTGCTGGTCGGCTGGGACGGCCGGGCCCGCGGTGTGCTGGTCGTGGCCGACCAGGTCAAGCCGACCAGCCGGGAGGCGGTCACCCGGCTGCGGGCGCTCGGCCTGACCCCGGTGTTGCTCACCGGCGACAACGCCACCGTCGCGCGGGCGGTGGCCGCCGAGGTGGGTGTCGACGAGGTGATCGCGGAGGTGCTGCCCGCCGAGAAGGTCGAGGTGGTCGCCCGGTTGCAGGCCGAGGGCCGGGTGGTGGCGATGGTCGGCGACGGGGTGAACGACGCCGCCGCGCTCGCCCAGGCCGATCTCGGCCTGGCCATGGGCACCGGTACCGACGTGGCGATCGAGGCATCCGACCTGACCCTGGTGCGGGACGACCTGCTGGCCGCGGTCGACGCCATCCGGCTGGCCCGGAGCACCCTGGGCACGATCAAGGGGAACCTGTTCTGGGCGTTCGCCTACAACGTGGCGGCCCTGCCGCTGGCCGCCGCCGGGCTGCTCAACCCGATGATCGCCGGTGCGGCGATGGCCTTCTCCTCGGTCTTCGTGGTGGCCAACAGCCTCCGGCTGCGCCGGTTTCGTCCGGTTTCCTGA
- a CDS encoding YibE/F family protein codes for MGADHTRSAPPAPPGVRRILVVTVVPLLLATLVAALVLWPRDAPRPEAADDAPRYHGTVTRVVSEPCPPNPAVPEGTPTTAEGPCGTATVRVQSGPDADRDVQTPIPAGPGAPRVSVGDDIILVSLIDPEDPSISTYNIAEHQRGKPLVWLAVLFAAAIVAFGRLRGLAALAGLAASFAILLTFVLPGISAGQPPLVVAIVGASLIMFVVLYLTHGISVQTSVAVLGTLGALVLTGLLGLAATGATHLTGFGSEDATTLSMFRADVDLHGLLLAGIIIGSLGVLDDVTVTQAAAVTELRNANPNFSRGELYRSATRVGRAHIASVVNTIVLAYAGASLPLLLLLTADTRALGQIVTSEFLTTEIVRSVVATLGLIAAVPLTTALAVVVSTAGRGGTASHVEAGGPTGEPTPAVPRPATDRAEALHALSTPPTRNTSPATRTGWPDPDRSTDSTW; via the coding sequence ATGGGCGCCGACCACACCCGTTCCGCTCCGCCCGCCCCGCCCGGGGTGCGGCGGATCCTTGTCGTGACGGTGGTCCCCCTGCTCCTCGCCACCCTGGTCGCCGCCCTCGTGCTCTGGCCCCGGGACGCGCCGCGGCCGGAGGCAGCGGACGACGCGCCCCGCTACCACGGCACGGTCACCCGGGTGGTGAGCGAACCCTGCCCGCCCAACCCCGCGGTCCCGGAGGGCACTCCGACGACGGCGGAGGGGCCGTGCGGCACGGCCACCGTCCGGGTGCAGAGCGGCCCGGACGCCGACCGGGACGTGCAGACGCCCATCCCGGCCGGCCCCGGTGCACCCCGGGTCAGCGTCGGCGACGACATCATCCTGGTCTCGCTGATCGACCCGGAGGACCCCTCGATCAGCACCTACAACATTGCCGAGCACCAGCGCGGCAAGCCGTTGGTGTGGCTGGCCGTGCTCTTCGCCGCCGCCATCGTCGCCTTCGGGCGGCTGCGCGGGCTGGCGGCGCTGGCCGGCCTCGCGGCCAGCTTCGCCATCCTGCTGACCTTCGTGCTGCCCGGCATCAGTGCCGGCCAGCCGCCGCTGGTGGTCGCCATCGTCGGCGCATCGTTGATCATGTTTGTGGTGCTGTACCTGACGCACGGCATATCCGTGCAGACGTCGGTGGCCGTCCTCGGCACGCTCGGCGCCCTGGTGCTGACCGGGCTGCTCGGGCTGGCCGCCACCGGGGCCACCCACCTGACCGGATTCGGCAGCGAGGACGCCACCACGCTGTCCATGTTCCGGGCCGATGTCGACCTGCACGGCCTGCTGCTGGCCGGCATCATCATCGGCTCGTTGGGCGTGCTCGACGACGTCACGGTCACCCAGGCCGCCGCGGTCACCGAGCTGCGCAACGCCAACCCGAACTTCTCCCGCGGCGAGTTGTACCGCTCGGCGACCCGGGTCGGGCGGGCGCACATCGCCTCGGTGGTCAACACCATCGTGCTGGCGTACGCCGGCGCGTCGCTGCCGCTGCTGCTCCTGTTGACTGCGGACACCCGCGCGCTGGGGCAGATCGTGACCAGCGAGTTCCTCACCACGGAGATCGTCCGCAGCGTGGTGGCCACCCTCGGGCTGATCGCCGCCGTACCACTGACCACCGCCCTGGCCGTGGTGGTCAGCACCGCCGGTCGCGGCGGCACCGCCAGCCATGTCGAGGCGGGCGGTCCCACCGGCGAGCCCACCCCCGCAGTCCCCCGGCCGGCGACGGACCGGGCCGAGGCGCTCCACGCCCTCAGCACCCCACCCACCCGTAACACGTCCCCCGCCACCCGCACGGGGTGGCCCGACCCGGACAGGAGCACCGACAGCACATGGTGA
- a CDS encoding metal-sensitive transcriptional regulator: MTTPTPIRGYTASKDQLLARLRRVEGQVRGIEKMVDEDRYCIDVLTQISAIQAALDKVALGLLDGHARHCMHEGAAEGRADEMATEMMAAVGRLMKRG, translated from the coding sequence ATGACCACACCGACGCCGATCCGCGGCTACACCGCCAGCAAGGACCAGCTGCTCGCCCGGCTACGCCGGGTCGAGGGCCAGGTACGCGGCATCGAGAAGATGGTCGACGAGGATCGCTACTGCATCGACGTGCTCACCCAGATCTCCGCCATCCAGGCCGCGCTGGACAAGGTCGCCCTCGGTCTGCTCGACGGGCACGCCCGGCACTGCATGCACGAAGGCGCCGCCGAGGGCCGCGCCGACGAGATGGCCACCGAGATGATGGCCGCCGTCGGCCGCCTGATGAAGCGCGGCTGA